A segment of the Chryseobacterium scophthalmum genome:
TGTAGATGATCATATCGAAGGAAAGAAAACCGGCTCTGAGGTTATCGCAGAATTAAAATCAGATCCTGAAACTGAAGATTTATCAGCTATCCTAACTTCCACATCTTATGATCTGCCGAAAACAGCAGAAAATTGTAATGCTGATGATTACATAGAAAAACCGTTTGATATCGATCACCTGATAGATGTGGTTAACAAAAATTCATAACCTTATAGAAAAAATCAGCATCAGTTATTAAGGAACACTTTCTGATATAATTTCTGTTATTCTACCTTTTTAAATTCTAATTTCATTATAAATCCATCTCAAAAGGTGGATGAAATTTTATTTTATCTTCTGCTACTCTATTTAACGTTTATTACAAAATATTTTAAGCTTCTTTTCCTAAATTCTAGTATTTTCATATTGAATACACCTTCACTCTTATTATGAATTATGAGAGTTTAAAAAAATCGATGTTTAAAATCAATATACAATATAGCTGATAATAGGGATTGTCTGAGTTTTTAATTCTTTTTAATATTGAAAAATACAAATTAAATCAGCATTAAAAAGTCGAAGATCTGTAAAGTTCATACACAGATTTTCAAAAAATGGATATCAGATTAAACTACATCAAATAAGGATATTTCAAAACTGCGATTTAGGAATTTTAACAAATGGCACACCGAATT
Coding sequences within it:
- a CDS encoding response regulator, coding for MDKKIVLIQDNEETLNIMDEVLKDEGFDVVPSLTTEPIDKLDEIEPDVLIVDDHIEGKKTGSEVIAELKSDPETEDLSAILTSTSYDLPKTAENCNADDYIEKPFDIDHLIDVVNKNS